One segment of Panicum virgatum strain AP13 chromosome 3K, P.virgatum_v5, whole genome shotgun sequence DNA contains the following:
- the LOC120701097 gene encoding protein FAR1-RELATED SEQUENCE 5-like, which produces MDLNEFPPEFDYDFLDESIANPSYCTQAPLCDASLRGSEHNNAGNDLYNQNGNDNQNADACSLNNPKDATASDQLVPDVTEEVEEDIWLTPPIPYAGQTFSSKQEAREFYNSYAKRIGFSIHTSCTRLSGVTREQNKVQFVCNREGRGRKPKEDQAAAKSDDSNVDDNCESDDGNDNAEKKKPDGGTKRKREKMLHTDCKGRMVVKLIANKWHVIFFAPDHNHDLVHKPSLKKFIRSHKGIPKPEKDFIALLHGCNLSSGRIMQLMNEFYGSAQLVPYEGKDVSNFRSTIRRTEKYKDMQETLDYFKKLEQQDAEFFYKIKVDAAHKVECLFWVDGAARHAYIESYSDLVSFDATYMTNMYDMPFAPFIGINRHEQSFMLGCAFIRDEKIPSYVWLFETFLEAMQGKAPVSIITDQDAAMRCAIAQIFPNTNHRNCRWHMMDKFSGTIGPILAADEKLEEDFKECLNYTVTPDEFESKWSEWFNSVLKKYVNPNMSVLHFVRQYQNIQDKCLVAQDGHDFRTDDRERRRWSKYPIEKHTSAVYTKNLFYRFSKEFEKTAEYDVRSEGQFQYLLEPNNKFVNGYGKRTYIMTAVVEEESYYCECSKFDRDGMFCCHIMKILTRLGVKTIPQRYILKMWTQEAIPENENANPNAHVPADFIARGMPLNNKKTLWFTNLSTAFVGLAVEGCASKETYTIMDGHIKMMRAEIDEVKQRKKSNARKVRGSKRAPSVCVYGDDNTANMTIIASADTQYVPGLIVQNVLSEHDTNVNENTASTGVDDAALVGITNDVDGSSALMAGVGNPPRSKVKGRKKEKSTMRK; this is translated from the exons ATGGATTTGAATGAGTTCCCCCCAGAATTTGATTATGATTTTCTAGATGAAAGCATTGCAAATCCTTCCTACTGTACGCAGGCGCCCTTATGTGATGCGAGTTTGCGGGGCAGTGAGCATAACAATGCTGGCAATGATCTTTACAACCAGAATGGCAACGACAATCAAAATGCTGATGCTTGTTCTCTTAACAACCCAAAAGATGCTACTGCTTCTGATCAACTTGTGCCGGATGTTACAGAAGAagtggaagaggatatttggTTAACGCCACCAATACCTTATGCAGGGCAGACATTTTCCAGTAAGCAGGAAGCTAGGGAGTTTTACAATTCTTATGCAAAAAGGATTGGCTTTTCTATTCATACTAGCTGTACACGCCTATCAGGTGTGACAAGAGAGCAGAACAAGGTGCAGTTTGTTTGCAACAGAGAAGGGCGTGGGAGGAAACCAAAAGAGGACCAGGCAGCTGCTAAGTCTGATGATAGCAATGTTGATGATAATTGTGAATCTGATGATGGCAATGACAATGCAGAAAAGAAGAAGCCGGACGgtggtacaaagagaaagagggagaAGATGTTACATACAGACTGCAAAGGTAGGATGGTTGTCAAGTTAATTGCTAATAAGTGGCATGTAATTTTCTTTGCACCAGATCACAATCATGATCTTGTTCATAAGCCATCGCTCAAAAAGTTCATAAGGTCTCACAAGGGGATACCTAAACCGGAGAAAGATTTCATTGCATTGCTCCATGGATGCAACTTAAGTTCTGGTCGGATAATGCAACTAATGAATGAGTTCTATGGTTCTGCGCAGCTAGTTCCATATGAGGGAAAAGATGTTAGCAACTTCCGTTCCACGATTCGAAGAACAGAAAAATACAAAGATATGCAAGAAACCTTGGATTACTTTAAGAAACTGGAGCAGCAAGATGCTGAATTCTTCTACAAAATCAAGGTGGACGCTGCCCATAAGGTTGAGTGCCTTTTTTGGGTTGATGGTGCTGCAAGACATGCCTACATTGAGTCATACAGCGATTTGGTTTCTTTTGATGCTACCTACATGACGAACATGTATGATATGCCCTTTGCTCCATTTATTGGGATAAATAGGCACGAGCAATCATTCATGTTGGGGTGTGCCTTCATAAGAGATGAGAAAATACCTAGCTATGTGTGGCTGTTTGAAACATTCTTAGAAGCAATGCAAGGAAAAGCCCCTGTGAGCATTATAACAGATCAGGATGCAGCAATGAGGTGTGCGATCGCCCAGATATTCCCCAATACAAATCATAGGAATTGTCGGTGGCATATGATGGACAAATTTTCTGGTACAATAGGCCCTATCCTAGCTGCGGATGAGAAGCTAGAAGAAGACTTCAAGGAATGCTTGAACTACACAGTTACTCCAGATGAATTTGAATCTAAATG GAGCGAATGGTTCAATTCAGTGCTGAAGAAGTATGTAAATCCAAACATGTCGGTTCTGCACTTTGTTAGACAGTACCAAAACATTCAGGACAAGTGCTTGGTTGCGCAGGATGGGCATGACTTCAGGACTGATGATAGGGAGAGGAGAAGGTGGTCTAAATACCCTATTGAGAAACACACATCTGCTGTGTACACTAAGAATTTGTTCTATAGATTTTCAAAAGAAtttgagaaaaccgctgagTATGATGTTAGGTCTGAGGGCCAGTTTCAGTATTTGCTCGAGCCTAACAACAAATTTGTCAATGGCTATGGCAAGAGGACATATATCATGACAGCTGTGGTGGAGGAAGAAAGCTACTACTGTGAGTGCAGCAAGTTTGATAGGGATGGGATGTTTTGTTGCCATATAATGAAGATTTTGACAAGATTAGGTGTGAAGACTATACCTCAGCGGTACATATTGAAAATGTGGACACAAGAAGCGATTCCAGAAAATGAGAATGCTAATCCTAATGCACATGTGCCTGCTGATTTCATAGCCCGTGGGATGCCTCTGAACAACAAAAAGACCTTGTGGTTCACCAATCTGTCTACAGCTTTCGTTGGTTTGGCGGTTGAGGGATGTGCTTCAAAAGAGACCTACACTATTATGGACGGGCATATAAAGATGATGAGGGCTGAAATAGATGAAGTCAAGCAGAGGAAGAAAAGCAATGCCCGGAAGGTGCGGGGCAGCAAACGTGCACCATCTGTCTGTGTTTATGGGGATGATAATACAGCTAATATGACTATTATTGCTTCAGCTGATACACAATATGTACCTGGTCTTATAGTGCAGAATGTTTTATCAGAACATGATACTAATGTAAATGAGAACACTGCTTCAACAG GAGTTGATGATGCTGCCCTTGTTGGCATCACCAATGATGTGGATGGTTCTAGTGCATTGATGGCAGGTGTTGGGAACCCTCCAAGATCGAAAGTCAAGGGCCGCAAGAAAGAGAAAAG CACGATGAGGAAGTAG